The following are from one region of the Arthrobacter sp. TMP15 genome:
- a CDS encoding DUF58 domain-containing protein, with protein sequence MKSKMFIVAHRKARGMLEGEYGAIFHGRSQDFEDLRGYVPGDEIRDIDWKATARTGSPLIKRYIAMRSQQLLFVSDSGRNMAAQARGGELKKDIAVMAMGVIGLLAIRHGDSVALVHGDGENSIALPAKGTEAHLEQLLKGMDGACMTRGPSQLCSRLEYVAAHYKQRMLLVVVADELTAEPRLAKVLRRLCAQHEILWLQIQDATLAGPEAVSGVGVDVAGMDTVLMLLAKDPDLARSYFKAVALRAQELETLLGSCGIAISSVAATTEVVAKVFTLLERHRRGR encoded by the coding sequence GTGAAATCGAAGATGTTCATTGTGGCTCACCGCAAGGCCCGGGGCATGCTGGAAGGTGAATACGGGGCAATATTTCATGGGCGCAGCCAGGACTTTGAAGACCTGCGCGGCTATGTCCCGGGGGATGAGATTCGTGACATTGATTGGAAAGCCACAGCCCGGACGGGTTCGCCGCTGATCAAACGCTACATAGCCATGCGTAGTCAGCAGCTACTTTTTGTCAGTGACAGTGGCCGGAATATGGCTGCCCAGGCGCGCGGTGGCGAGTTGAAGAAGGATATTGCCGTGATGGCGATGGGTGTCATCGGCCTGCTTGCCATCCGCCACGGTGATTCAGTGGCGCTTGTTCACGGTGACGGAGAAAATTCTATTGCGCTGCCAGCCAAGGGTACGGAGGCGCACCTGGAGCAACTTCTGAAGGGCATGGACGGTGCCTGCATGACTCGCGGGCCAAGCCAATTGTGCTCCCGGCTGGAATATGTGGCCGCGCACTATAAACAACGCATGCTGCTGGTGGTTGTGGCCGATGAGCTCACTGCTGAGCCGCGCCTTGCCAAGGTGCTGCGCAGGCTCTGTGCCCAACATGAAATCCTATGGCTGCAGATTCAGGATGCTACTTTGGCCGGCCCCGAGGCTGTCTCTGGGGTAGGCGTTGATGTTGCAGGCATGGACACCGTTCTGATGCTGTTGGCGAAGGACCCTGATCTTGCACGCAGCTATTTCAAGGCCGTGGCCCTTCGCGCCCAGGAGCTGGAGACGCTGCTTGGTTCCTGCGGTATTGCCATCTCCAGCGTCGCTGCCACCACCGAAGTTGTGGCAAAGGTGTTTACCCTCTTGGAGAGGCACCGGCGTGGCCGCTGA